The Blautia luti nucleotide sequence GACTTATAAAAGAATTTTCTCTTACTGTATGAAGTCCATAAATTCCCTGAATGTATCAGGAGATTATGTAAGTAAGAAATTTTAACCGAAACTGCGAAGCAGATATTCGGCTATGAGCAAGTAGCAGAGCAGATTGCGAATATCCGCTTTGCTACTTGTTTTATTTTGTCAGTTTCTGCCAGAAACAGAAGATACTTGTGATGATTATAAAATTTACTAATTTTATCCAGATAAAAGATGGATTTTTCATAGAAAACGTAGTATAGTAATAAATACATTGAAATGTGATTTCTTTCCTGAACATTCAGTAACAAAGTGAGAGGCAGGAAAGGAATAGATTCATGGAAAGCAGGTGACAGAAATTGGAGAAAGTGATAATCATAGGCGCCGGACCTGCTGGAATTTCCGCTGCACTTTATGCAGTAAGAGGAAATCTGGATCCGTTGGTAATCAATAACGGGATCGGGGCTTTGGAGAAAGCAGAGAAAATAGAAAATTATTACGGACTGGAGCATCCGTTGTCCGGTCAGGAATTGTATGATACGGGAATCGCCCAGGCGAAAGCGCTTGGTGTACGAATATTAGATGCACAGGTTCTTGGAGTCGGCGGTTTTGATACCTTTGTGGTAAAAACTACAAAGGGTGAATTTGAAACACAGAGCCTGATCCTTGCAACAGGAAGCAGACGTGCTGCACCGAAGATTCCGGGTGTTAAAGAATTTGAGGGAAAAGGTGTCAGCTACTGTGCAATCTGTGATGCTTTCTTTTACAGAGGCAAAAATGTAGCAGTTCTGGGAAACGGTGACTTTGCTATGCATGAAGCAAAGGAACTGTCCAATACAGCTTCTACAGTAACTATTTATACAAACGGTGAAGAACCGGAATTTACCCCTGAAGGAAATATCAGTGTAAATACAATGAAAATCCAGTCTGTAGAAGGGGATGACCTGGTATCAGGAATCCGTCTTGCACCAGATATACAGGCACAGGAAATGAATGCAGATGCAGGTCAGCAGGCAAATGATTTCTGCCCTGCAGCAGGTGTATTTATCGCGATGGGAACTGCCGGAAGTACCGAGATCGCCCGTCAGATGGGAGCGGATCTGACAGAAAAAGGCAATATCAAAGTTGATGAAAATATGGAAACAACTATTCCGGGACTTTATGCGGCAGGTGACTGCACCGGTGGACTTCTTCAGGTGGCGAAGGCTGTCTATGAGGGTGCACAGGCAGGCATTAATGCCGGAAAATATGTAAGATCATTAAAATAAGAACAAGTAAAGGAGACATCAATCATGGCAAAAGAGATTACTGTAGCAAATTTTGAAACAGAAGTATTAAAATCCGAGAAACCGATCCTGATCGATTTCTGGGCAACATGGTGCGGACCATGCATGCGCCAGGGTCCAATCGTAGAAGAACTGGCAGAAGAAGGCTATGCAGTAGGTAAAGTAGACGTAGACCAGAACATGGCACTTGCACAGCAGTTCCGTGTAGTCAGCATTCCGACAATGATCCTGTTCAAGGACGGAGCAGAAGCGAAACGCTTCGTAGGTCTTACTTCCAAAGAAGAATTGAAGAGTGCTCTGGATGCATAATAAAATACAACTGATGCAGAAATCAGGATTATTGATTTGAACAGTTTGAGAAAGCAGGTTTGGCGAAAATGCAGACCTGCTTTTTTTGCTACAGACAATTTGCACAGTATGTCCCGAGATTGTAGCATAGAAATAATAATGATAAAGTTTCTTAAAACTAATTAATAATTGACGTTTTCAGACACTTATCTTATAATTTCTATAGAACTATAAAAATAAAAAAAAGTATCAATAGATACAAAGGAGCGACATGACATTACTTGAGACAAAGACTGCGCAATGGTATCAGGTGGAGGAGATCCATGAGTGGGAAAATGTACAGAGGCGTCTGGAGGCACTGGGAATCCTGGAGGGAACCAGAGTGCAGGTGCTGAATCAGAAAAGAAACGGCTCCACGATCATCCGTGTCCGCGGAACCAGATGGGCACTGGGAAAGGAAATCGCAGGGGGAATTGAGGTGAAAGAATATCATGAACAGTGAACATACCATTCAGGTAGCTTTCGTGGGAAATCCTAACTGCGGAAAAACTACATTATTCAATGCTCTTACAGGAGCCAATCTGAAAGTTGCCAACTGGCCCGGAGTTACAGTAGAGAAAAAAGAAGGAACTGCATTCTATAAGGGACAGAAGATCAATTTGATCGATACGCCGGGTATTTACAGCCTTACTTCCTATTCCATAGAAGAGAAAGTTACAAGAAACTGTGTGATGGAAGATGATATTGATGTGATCGTCAATGTAGTGGACGCTTCTTCTCTGGAGCGAAATCTGTATCTGACTCTTCAGCTTCTGGAACTTGGAAAGCCTGTGATCCTGGCTATGAATATGATGGATATTGTGAAAGAACGTGGAATGGAGATTGATAATCATCGTCTCCCGGAAATGCTGGGAAATATCCCGGTAGTGCCAGTTTCAGCCAGAAAAAGAACCGGACTGAATATACTTCTTCATGCGGTCAAGCACCATTATGAAGAAGATGTACAGGCACTGGTAGTAAAATATTCTGATGAGATTGAGAATAAGATCACAATGGTGACAGAGAAATTGTGTGAAAAATATCCTGAACTGAGTTTTAAACGCTGGACGGCTATCAAGCTTCTGGAAGCAGATGAGCAGATGATAAAGGCGTATCCGGTGGATCTGCCGACAGTTCTGGACAGAAGTTATGAAAAAGAAATCATCAATGGCAAATACAAATATATTGAAGAAATCATAGAGGAAGTACTGTTTTACAAGCACTCTTCCAAGGAAGAGATGACTGACCGTGTGGATCAGATCCTGACACACAGGATCTGGGGCGTTCCTGTATTTCTGGGAATCATGGCACTGGTATTTTTCCTGACGTTTACCATCGGCGATCTTTTGAAAGGAGTATTTGAAACAGGCCTGGATGCATTGCTGAATGGAGCGACAGCATTGCTCACATCTATGAAAGTGGCAGACTGGATGATCTCCCTTGTGGTGGATGGAGCAATTGCCGGGGTAGGTGGAATCCTTACATTTCTGCCTAATATCTTTATTCTGTTCCTGGCACTGGGAATTCTGGAAGACAGCGGGTATATGGCGAGAGTTGCCTACGTCATGGATGGGATCATGGGAAAGGTAGGACTTTCCGGAAAAGCATTCCTGCCTATGGTGCTTGGATTCGGCTGCAGTGTTCCTGCAGTCATGGCATCCAGAACGCTGGAAAAAGAAGAGGACAGAAGAAGAACGATCTTTTTGACACCATTTATGTCCTGTTCTGCCAGAATGCCGATCTATGTGCTGTTTTCTTCAATATTTTTCCCGGACTATGCAGCTGCGGTAGCATTTTCCCTGTATGCACTGGGGCTGGTCATTGCTATTCTTATTGCGTTGATCATGGGAAAAATAAAAAAGGGTGACAGTGCAGGAAGCCTTCTTATGGAACTCCCGGAATACAAGATGCCAAATGCAAGGACGATTGCCATTTACGTGTGGGAAAAGGTGAAAGACTATCTGAGTAAGGCAGGAACCACCATTTTTCTTGCATCTATTGTAATCTGGTTTGTGTTGAATTTCGGCGTACATGGAATGGTACAGGATGTGCAGGAAAGTTTCGGTGCTGTCCTGGGACACTGGCTGGAACCAGTACTTGCACCTGCAGGACTGGGATTGTGGCAGATCGCCCTTTCTCTTATTGCTGGACTTTCTGCAAAAGAAGTGGTAGTATCAAGTATGGCAGTGCTCTTTGGCATTGCAAATATTAACTCAGCAGCCGGTATGGCCGGTTTATCCACTGCTCTTGCACAGTACGGTTTCGGACCGGTCAATGCTTATGCACTGATGGTATTCTGCCTGCTTTATACACCTTGTATGGCAACAGTGGCGACCATTCATAAGGAGAGCGCATCCTGGAAGTTCACCATGAAGATGGTGCTGTTTCAGCTTGTCCTGGCCTACGTCGCTGCTGTGATCGTATTTCAGGCAGGGAGTTTATTTTTATGAAAATCATGTTAGCGGCATTTAATGCCAAATATATACATTCCAATCTTGCAGTCTATGATCTGAAAGCATATGCGCAGAAATACGCATCCAATGTGATCCTTAAAGAATACACTATCAATCAGCAGAAAGATGACATCCTTCGAGATATCTATCTGGAACAGCCGGATGTGGTGTGTGTTTCCTGTTATATCTGGAACATTACCTTTGTGAAGGAGCTGATGCGTGATCTTGCGAAAATTCTTCCGGGCGTTTCCTTCTGGGCAGGCGGCCCGGAAGTTTCTTTTGATGCGCCTCAGTTTCTGGAAGAGAATCAGGAATTTACCGGTGTGATGGCAGGGGAAGGGGAGGAAACTTTCCTGGAGCTTGCCGGACATTATATAGAGCAGAAACCGGAGGAACTGAAAGAAATCACCGGGATCTGTTACAGAGATGCAGAGGGAATCCATCACAATGGATGGAGACACATTCTGGATCTGTCCTCGATTCCCTTTATCTATGAAAATCTGGAGGATTTCAAAAACCGTATTATTTATTATGAGAGCAGCAGAGGCTGTCCTTTTTCCTGCAGCTACTGTCTTTCTTCCATTGATAAAAAGCTCAGGTTCAGGGATACGGAGCTGGTAAAAAAAGAACTGCAGTTTTTCCTGGATCATAAGGTACCGCAGGTAAAATTTGTGGACAGGACTTTTAACTGTAAACATGATCATGCAATGGAAATCTGGAAATATATCAAAGAGCATGACAATGGGATCACAAATTTCCATTTCGAGATTTCCGCAGATCTTCTCAGGGAAGAGGAGCTGCAGGTGATGGAAGGAATGCGCCCGGGACTGATCCAGCTGGAGATCGGTGTACAGTCCACCAATCCACAGACTATCAAAGCTATTCACAGAACCATGGATTTTCAGGAACTTACCAGGATCGTAAACAGGATCCACAGTTTCGGAAATATCCATCAGCATCTGGATCTGATTGCTGGATTGCCATATGAAGATTATGACAGTTTCAGAAAGTCCTTTAATGATGTATATGCCCTGAAACCGGAGCAGCTGCAGCTGGGATTTTTGAAGGTATTAAAAGGATCCCATATGCAGGAAATGTGCGGGGAATACGGGATCGTCCATAAAGAACAGGAGCCGTATGAGGTTCTTTTTACCAGATGGGTGGATTACGGAGATGTTTTAAAGCTGAAAACTGTGGAAAATATGGTGGAAGTGTATTATAATAGTGGTCAATTCAAAAAGACTCTTGAATATGCGGAGAGATTTTTTGAAGATGCTTTTTCCATCTATGAACGCCTGGGGCAGTTTTATGTGGAAAAGGGATACGGAGATGTTTCACACAGCAGGATGCGGCGTTATGAAATCCTTCTGGAGTTTCTGGAAACCATACCTGGAATTTCCAGAGAGGAGATTGCAGACCAGATGGTCATGGATCTTTATCTGCGGGAGAATCTGAAGAGCAGACCTGGATTTGCCAGCGACCAGAAAGCCTATGAGAAGCCTGTATGGGATTTCCGAAAGAAAGAAAATGTAGCGAAAAATGCACATGTAGAAGTATTTGGAGATAAAAAAGCTGTGCTGTTCGATTATAATCATCGTGATCCTCTGACAAACAATGCCTATGTGGAGGATGTAACAGAACAGGTATTTGAAAAAGCACAGAGTCTGGTATGAATTTAAAGAGGTGAATGAAATGGGAATGTTTAATCCGAAAAACCGTAAGGTCATTACAGCCATCATTGCAATCATTCTGGTACTTGCAATGGTAGTTCCTACTGTACTTTCTCTTCTTGTTTAGGAGTGAGGGATGAGACTGGGACAGGCGGCAATGGAAGCTCTGAGAGCCGAGATCACAGGATGTCTGCAGCCGGGAGATGAGCTGGCAGTTGTATGTCCGGTAGGGCTGAAAGGAACCTCCATTATTGCGGAACAGAAGAAAGAGAGACTGGCAGAGCAGTTTTCTGCCGGGTTTATTTATAACTGCAGGACACTTTTCAGAGATTATGGAGCTGGAGAAACGGTATCTGTAAAGGACAGTACGGTATGGAAGATGGCGCAGGAGGCAGGTGTCAGTGCACTTTATGCCATGAAGGAAGGCGGCTTTTTAAGTGCACTGTGGAAAATGGCAGAGGCGTCACAGGTGGGGCTGACTGTGGATTTTCGTAAGGTGCCTATACGACAGGAGACCATAGAGGTATGTGAGATCTTTGATATCAATCCGTACAGACTGGAATCCGAAGGCTCTGTTCTGTTGGGAATCCGAGGCGGTCAGGAACTGGTACAGAAACTTCGTCAGGAAGGATATATGGCAGAGATCATCGGACAGACAAACGATGGAAACGACAGGCTTCTGTACAGCGGTTCCGGTGTCCGTTATCTGGAACGTCCGGGAGAGGACGAACTTTATAAGATAAAAATGTTATAAAAAAGGAATCATAAAAATGGCAAAACTTAATATTGTACTTCATGAGCCGGAGATTCCGGCGAATACAGGAAATATCGGCCGTACCTGTGTAGCAACAGGTACCAGACTTCATCTCATTGAGCCTCTGGGTTTTTCTCTGAGTGAAAAAGCCTTAAAGAGAGCCGGAATGGACTACTGGAAAGATCTGGATGTGACCACATATCTGGATTTCGAAGACTTTTTGGAGAAGAATCCGGGAGCAAAAATTTACTATGCAACGACAAAAGCACCGCAGACTTACACAGACGTTCATTACGAAGAAGACTGCTACATCATGTTCGGAAAAGAGAGCGCCGGAATTCCGGAAGATATTCTGGTAAAGAACCAGGAAACCTGCGTAAGGATCCCGATGATCGGAGACATCCGTTCCCTGAATCTGAGCAACTCTGTAGCCATCGTTTTGTACGAAGCACTGCGCCAGAATAATTTTGACCACATGAATCTGGAAGGACATCTGAGAAATTACGACTGGAAATAAGTATACTTAATTCAAATCCACAGATAACGGGGGAGATGGTTATTGGTGGAACAATGTAATGGAAACAAACAGGAGAATTGATATGCCAAATGCGACCAAAGCAGCACTGGAAGAATCTCTGAAAAGGCTTCTTCTGAAAAAACCTCTGGACAAGATTACGATCACAGACCTCACCACAGACTGCGGAATCAGCCGTATGGCTTTTTACTACCATTTCAAAGATATCTATGATCTGGTAGAATGGTCCTGCGTAGAAGACGGGGCAAAGGCGCTTCAGGGAAAGAAGACTTCCGAGTCCTGGACAGAGGGACTGACTCAGATTTTTGAGGCAGTTCTGGAAAACAAACCATTTATCATGAATGTTTACAGAAATGCAGACAGGGAACGAATGGAAAATTATCTTTACAAACTCACTTATGATCTGATCGCCGGTGTGGTGGAAGAGAAGAGTAAAGGATTGGATCTCACGGAAGAGGATAAGAAATTCATTGCGAATTTTTATAAATATGGGTTCGTAGGAATCATGATCGAGTGGATCCAGGCAGGAATGAAAGAGGATATCGAGGAACTGGTAAATAAGATGAGTCTGACTCTTCATGATACTGTAACGACTTCTGTTCAGAATTTCCAACAGGATAAATAAAGTTCTTTACAAAAACCGTGGGATGATAAAAAACTTATCATTTTGCGGTTTTTGTAAATTGAAGAACAATATTTTTACTGTTAATATACAGCCATAGCAACAAAGAGATACAGACAAAACAAAGTTCAGATGGATGAAATGCCTGCTATATGGGAAATATGTAGATTAAGAAAGCAGCATTTGTAATCGCAGATCTGAAAGAATTTTCGAAAAACAAAGTTCGAGAAAGGTGGATGTGTATTATGAGTAAAAATAAAGGTTTAGGACTTGTATCCGCATTAGCAGTTGGAGCTGGCGTAGCAGCAGTGGCAGCAGGAAAGAAATACAAAACAGCAGAAACAAAGAAGAAAGAAGAATATGATGCACTTCACAACACAAGTGAATACCGCAATACAGAGCGTGGAAAATATGAGAAAAACAGTAAAGGAATCTATTATTCCAACGGTAACTACGAAGCATTTGCCCACCCGAGAAAACCAGAGGGTGTAGATGACAAACATGCTTACATCGTAGGAAGCGGACTTGCATCTCTTGCAGCAGCTTGTTTCCTTGTACGTGACGGACAGATGCCTGGAAAGAATATCCACATTCTGGAAGCAATGGACATTGCAGGCGGTGCATGTGATGGTATCTTCGATCCGAGCAGAGGATATGTAATGCGTGGCGGACGTGAGATGGAAAACCATTTCGAATGCTTATGGGATCTTTTCAGAAGTATTCCATCCATTGAAACACCAGGGGTATCCGTACTTGACGAATACTACTGGCTGAACAAAGAAGACCCGAACTATTCTCTCTGCCGTGCAACAAAAGAGAGAGGCAAGGATGCACATACAGACGGTAAATTCAATCTGAGCCAGAAAGGCTGTATGGAGATTATGAAGTTGTTCATGACAAAGGATGAAGATCTCTATGACAAGACCATTGAAGATGTATTTGATGACGAAGTATTTGATTCTACATTCTGGTTATACTGGAGAACTATGTTTGCATTCGAGAACTGGCACAGTGCATTGGAGATGAAACTGTACTTCCAGAGATTTATTCATCATATTTCCGGACTTCCGGATTTCAGCGCTCTGAAATTTACAAAATACAATCAGTATGAATCACTGATCCTGCCGATGCAGAAATATCTGGAGACAGCAGGTGTGGAATTTCAGTTCAATACAGAAGTTACAAACGTGCTCTTTGAGTTTGAAGGAAACAAGAAGATCGCCAAAGCAATCGAGTGTAAGGTAAACGGCGTAGAAAAGGGAATCGTTCTGACAGAGAATGACCTTGTATTTGTAACAAATGGAAGCTGTACAGAGGGAACAATTTACGGTGATCAGAACCATGCACCGAACGGAGATGCAGAAGTTCGTACAAGCGGATGCTGGAGCCTCTGGAAAAATATCGCAAAACAGGATCCGTCTTTCGGACATCCTGAGAAATTTTGTTCCGATATTGCAAAGACAAACTGGGAGTCAGCAACAGTTACAACTCTGGATGATAAGATCATTCCTTATATTACAGATATCTGCAAACGTGATCCGAGAACAGGTAAGGTTGTTACCGGCGGTATCGTAAGCTGTCAGGATTCCAGCTGGCTGATGAGCTGGACTATCAACAGACAGGGACAGTTCAAGGATCAGGATAAAGATAAGGTTTGTGTATGGGTATATGGTCTGTTTACAGATGTACCTGGTGATTATATCAAGAAACCTATGAAAGATTGTACAGGTAAGGAGATCACAGAGGAGTGGCTGTATCATCTGGGTGTTCCGGTTGAGGAGATTGAAGATCTGGCTGAGAACAGTGCAGTTTGTGTTCCGACTATGATGCCTTATATCACAGCATTCTTCATGCCGAGAACAAAAGGAGACAGACCTGATGTTATTCCGGATGGATGTGTAAACTTCGCATTCTTAGGACAGTTCGCTGAGACTCCAAGAGATACTGTATTTACTACTGAGTATTCTGTAAGAACTGCTATGGAGGCTGTTTATGGACTTCTTGGTGTGGACAGAGGTGTGCCGGAAGTATGGGGTAGTGTTTATGATATCAGAGAGTTGCTGGACAGCAGCGTGAAGCTGATGGATGGGAAATCTCCACTGGAAATTGAACTTCCTGGACCACTGGATATGCTGAAGAAACCATTGTTGAAAGTTGTTAAGGGCACGGTGATTGAGAAAGTACTCAGGGATCATGATGTGATTAAAGAGTATATGATGTAAATAAGATGATATATATGGAAAGGCTGCAGGGCGTATGTTCTGTGGCTTTTCTTTTGTATAAGGGACGCGGGGAGTCTGGACACCGCCTGGCGGTGTCGGCGTGAGTTTTTTAGGAAAAAATGAAAGGGATAAGAAAAATTGGTTGCGTATTGAGCGGACAGATGATAATATATAATGAAATATATAGAAAAAATAAATTTGATATTAAAAAAGTCTGAAAAATAAAGAGGCTTTTCAAGATTAGAAGGGAGGGTGTTTTTATGGAACTTGAGGTGTATCGCAGATATTCGCAGATGGCGAGAGGTCTTGAGAAAGCGGAGCTGGTGTTTAAGAATGGGCGGGTGTTCAGTTCTGGTACGGGGGAGTTTATTGAGGGAGATGTGGCTGTTGCGGATGGAATTGTGATCGGTGTTGGTACATATGAGGGGGAGACGGAGATTGATTTGGATGGAAAGGTGATTTGTCCGGGATTTATTGATAGTCATTTGCATCTGGAGTCTACATTGGTAACGCCTGGGGAGTTGGTGCGGCAGGCGGCGCAGTGTGGAACTACGACGTTTATTGTGGATCCCCATGAGTCAGCCAACGTGTCTGGTACGGATGGGATTGATTATATTCTGGATCAGACGGAGGATGCTCCGGCGAATGTGTATGTGATGATGCCGTCGTGTGTTCCGGCGACTCATGTGGATGATAATGGATGCCTTCTTACGGCAGGCAAGATGAAAGGATATCTGGATCATCCCAGGATTTTGGGGCTGGGCGAGGTGATGGATGCACCGTCAGTGATCAATGGAAGTATTGCCATGCATGAGAAGCTTCATCTGTTTCATGACAGAGTGAAGGATGGACATGCGCCGTTTTTGTCACCTGGGGATCTGGCTGCGTATGTACTTGGTGGTATTGACACAGACCATGAATGTGTGGATTATGAATATGCAATGTCCGAGGCCAGAAATGGAATGTATGTGCT carries:
- a CDS encoding NAD(P)/FAD-dependent oxidoreductase; translated protein: MEKVIIIGAGPAGISAALYAVRGNLDPLVINNGIGALEKAEKIENYYGLEHPLSGQELYDTGIAQAKALGVRILDAQVLGVGGFDTFVVKTTKGEFETQSLILATGSRRAAPKIPGVKEFEGKGVSYCAICDAFFYRGKNVAVLGNGDFAMHEAKELSNTASTVTIYTNGEEPEFTPEGNISVNTMKIQSVEGDDLVSGIRLAPDIQAQEMNADAGQQANDFCPAAGVFIAMGTAGSTEIARQMGADLTEKGNIKVDENMETTIPGLYAAGDCTGGLLQVAKAVYEGAQAGINAGKYVRSLK
- the trxA gene encoding thioredoxin encodes the protein MAKEITVANFETEVLKSEKPILIDFWATWCGPCMRQGPIVEELAEEGYAVGKVDVDQNMALAQQFRVVSIPTMILFKDGAEAKRFVGLTSKEELKSALDA
- a CDS encoding FeoA family protein, giving the protein MTLLETKTAQWYQVEEIHEWENVQRRLEALGILEGTRVQVLNQKRNGSTIIRVRGTRWALGKEIAGGIEVKEYHEQ
- the feoB gene encoding ferrous iron transport protein B: MNSEHTIQVAFVGNPNCGKTTLFNALTGANLKVANWPGVTVEKKEGTAFYKGQKINLIDTPGIYSLTSYSIEEKVTRNCVMEDDIDVIVNVVDASSLERNLYLTLQLLELGKPVILAMNMMDIVKERGMEIDNHRLPEMLGNIPVVPVSARKRTGLNILLHAVKHHYEEDVQALVVKYSDEIENKITMVTEKLCEKYPELSFKRWTAIKLLEADEQMIKAYPVDLPTVLDRSYEKEIINGKYKYIEEIIEEVLFYKHSSKEEMTDRVDQILTHRIWGVPVFLGIMALVFFLTFTIGDLLKGVFETGLDALLNGATALLTSMKVADWMISLVVDGAIAGVGGILTFLPNIFILFLALGILEDSGYMARVAYVMDGIMGKVGLSGKAFLPMVLGFGCSVPAVMASRTLEKEEDRRRTIFLTPFMSCSARMPIYVLFSSIFFPDYAAAVAFSLYALGLVIAILIALIMGKIKKGDSAGSLLMELPEYKMPNARTIAIYVWEKVKDYLSKAGTTIFLASIVIWFVLNFGVHGMVQDVQESFGAVLGHWLEPVLAPAGLGLWQIALSLIAGLSAKEVVVSSMAVLFGIANINSAAGMAGLSTALAQYGFGPVNAYALMVFCLLYTPCMATVATIHKESASWKFTMKMVLFQLVLAYVAAVIVFQAGSLFL
- a CDS encoding B12-binding domain-containing radical SAM protein, producing MKIMLAAFNAKYIHSNLAVYDLKAYAQKYASNVILKEYTINQQKDDILRDIYLEQPDVVCVSCYIWNITFVKELMRDLAKILPGVSFWAGGPEVSFDAPQFLEENQEFTGVMAGEGEETFLELAGHYIEQKPEELKEITGICYRDAEGIHHNGWRHILDLSSIPFIYENLEDFKNRIIYYESSRGCPFSCSYCLSSIDKKLRFRDTELVKKELQFFLDHKVPQVKFVDRTFNCKHDHAMEIWKYIKEHDNGITNFHFEISADLLREEELQVMEGMRPGLIQLEIGVQSTNPQTIKAIHRTMDFQELTRIVNRIHSFGNIHQHLDLIAGLPYEDYDSFRKSFNDVYALKPEQLQLGFLKVLKGSHMQEMCGEYGIVHKEQEPYEVLFTRWVDYGDVLKLKTVENMVEVYYNSGQFKKTLEYAERFFEDAFSIYERLGQFYVEKGYGDVSHSRMRRYEILLEFLETIPGISREEIADQMVMDLYLRENLKSRPGFASDQKAYEKPVWDFRKKENVAKNAHVEVFGDKKAVLFDYNHRDPLTNNAYVEDVTEQVFEKAQSLV
- a CDS encoding AIR synthase-related protein is translated as MRLGQAAMEALRAEITGCLQPGDELAVVCPVGLKGTSIIAEQKKERLAEQFSAGFIYNCRTLFRDYGAGETVSVKDSTVWKMAQEAGVSALYAMKEGGFLSALWKMAEASQVGLTVDFRKVPIRQETIEVCEIFDINPYRLESEGSVLLGIRGGQELVQKLRQEGYMAEIIGQTNDGNDRLLYSGSGVRYLERPGEDELYKIKML
- a CDS encoding tRNA (cytidine(34)-2'-O)-methyltransferase, giving the protein MAKLNIVLHEPEIPANTGNIGRTCVATGTRLHLIEPLGFSLSEKALKRAGMDYWKDLDVTTYLDFEDFLEKNPGAKIYYATTKAPQTYTDVHYEEDCYIMFGKESAGIPEDILVKNQETCVRIPMIGDIRSLNLSNSVAIVLYEALRQNNFDHMNLEGHLRNYDWK
- a CDS encoding TetR-like C-terminal domain-containing protein, with the translated sequence MPNATKAALEESLKRLLLKKPLDKITITDLTTDCGISRMAFYYHFKDIYDLVEWSCVEDGAKALQGKKTSESWTEGLTQIFEAVLENKPFIMNVYRNADRERMENYLYKLTYDLIAGVVEEKSKGLDLTEEDKKFIANFYKYGFVGIMIEWIQAGMKEDIEELVNKMSLTLHDTVTTSVQNFQQDK
- a CDS encoding oleate hydratase codes for the protein MSKNKGLGLVSALAVGAGVAAVAAGKKYKTAETKKKEEYDALHNTSEYRNTERGKYEKNSKGIYYSNGNYEAFAHPRKPEGVDDKHAYIVGSGLASLAAACFLVRDGQMPGKNIHILEAMDIAGGACDGIFDPSRGYVMRGGREMENHFECLWDLFRSIPSIETPGVSVLDEYYWLNKEDPNYSLCRATKERGKDAHTDGKFNLSQKGCMEIMKLFMTKDEDLYDKTIEDVFDDEVFDSTFWLYWRTMFAFENWHSALEMKLYFQRFIHHISGLPDFSALKFTKYNQYESLILPMQKYLETAGVEFQFNTEVTNVLFEFEGNKKIAKAIECKVNGVEKGIVLTENDLVFVTNGSCTEGTIYGDQNHAPNGDAEVRTSGCWSLWKNIAKQDPSFGHPEKFCSDIAKTNWESATVTTLDDKIIPYITDICKRDPRTGKVVTGGIVSCQDSSWLMSWTINRQGQFKDQDKDKVCVWVYGLFTDVPGDYIKKPMKDCTGKEITEEWLYHLGVPVEEIEDLAENSAVCVPTMMPYITAFFMPRTKGDRPDVIPDGCVNFAFLGQFAETPRDTVFTTEYSVRTAMEAVYGLLGVDRGVPEVWGSVYDIRELLDSSVKLMDGKSPLEIELPGPLDMLKKPLLKVVKGTVIEKVLRDHDVIKEYMM